The Clostridia bacterium genome segment CTGATGGCCAGCGCCCCTGCGGCCCGACCACAAGTAGCTAATCCGATGTTGACTCTAGAAACAGGGGGACAGATAGCTTCCCTTCCTTCCTCCGCCAAGCTCAGCAGCTGATGAGGCAGGGCCAGGTCTGAGGGGTTGCAGTCAACAGCCACGTTTAGCCGTGACGCGTTCATGTTTTATTCCTCAGCTCCTGAAGCAAGAAAGGCACCTGGCTAGCCTTGATCCTACCTTTTATCTGCCCGTCCACTACCACTACCGGGGCGCGACTGCAGGCACCAACGCAATAGACCTGCTCCACGGTAACAAAGCCATCCGGCGATGTGCCGTCGGCATCCAGCTTGAGCTCGTCAGCCAGGCGGTCGTAGATCAAGGGCGCTCCTCGGGCGTAGCATGCAGTTCCATAACAGACGGATAATCGGTGCTTACCAGATGGCTTGGTGCGAAAGGAGTCAAAAAAACTCACCAGGCCGTGGAGCTGGGATTCCGGCACCCCCGCGCGAGCTGCCAGTTCTGTTAGTAAGGATCGCGGGATAAAGCCTTGCTCCTCCTGTATTTGATTCAGGATATTGATTAGCTGCCTTCCAGGTTCGGGAAATTGCCCCCACAGCT includes the following:
- a CDS encoding NAD(P)H-dependent oxidoreductase subunit E, giving the protein MSTYLEELWGQFPEPGRQLINILNQIQEEQGFIPRSLLTELAARAGVPESQLHGLVSFFDSFRTKPSGKHRLSVCYGTACYARGAPLIYDRLADELKLDADGTSPDGFVTVEQVYCVGACSRAPVVVVDGQIKGRIKASQVPFLLQELRNKT